From bacterium, the proteins below share one genomic window:
- a CDS encoding bifunctional (p)ppGpp synthetase/guanosine-3',5'-bis(diphosphate) 3'-pyrophosphohydrolase — translation MNVDRDTAPAGDALEAGMQEVVRKVRAYNPRADIDRLWAAYRRGRQAHEGQLRKSGEPYFVHALTVADILADLRLDVDTLVAGMLHDVVEDTSLDLDTVRREFGPDVAHMVDGVTKISDLRSHNPETRQAENYRKLVFSITQDPRTVLIKLADRLHNMRTVEFLADERQAGMSRETMDVYAPLAHRFGLAKIKWELEDRAFKVLNPKAYYAVGDGVLQTRTDREHLIEEVSRPLKASLAEAGVEAEIVGRPKHFYSIWNKMQAQDIPIERVYDLHALRILVRTKVDCYHALGIVHSLFTPLQDRIKDYIANPKPNMYQSLHTTIRAPGGKFVEIQIRTYEMHERSEIGIAAHWKYKEGPGDEHIDFSRMVSWLKQLMEYQEDVTDPREFMAGMKLDMFQDEVFVYSPRGDIFQLPRGATPLDFAFEVHSAVGLHCVGAKVNGRIVSLTTELKNRDTIEILTSKGAHPGTSWLEIVKTGKARHHIRRWIRSTQFEESVRLGRDILVREFGRHKLNVNPDKDLDGIAQEMGYTETEKLLAAVGCGDLTSTKVLARLEPREKKPPEKLVDMGKDIYAALLRRRVSGVKIQGLDSLMVRYARCCEPIPGDQVIGVVTRGRGVSVHRLGCSNLANIEPERLIDVSWDVGEEQVFQVKLTVTALDRRGLLADLSDAIRGVGTNIHSGDFKGDHELAVVSFLVEVRNLNNLERVLLAVRRVEGVQRVERYQLN, via the coding sequence GTGAACGTGGACCGCGACACGGCCCCCGCCGGGGACGCCCTCGAGGCGGGGATGCAGGAGGTCGTGCGCAAGGTGCGGGCCTACAACCCGCGCGCCGACATCGACCGCCTCTGGGCCGCCTACCGCCGCGGCCGCCAGGCCCACGAGGGCCAGCTGCGCAAGAGCGGCGAGCCCTACTTCGTGCACGCCCTGACCGTGGCCGACATCCTGGCCGACCTGCGGCTCGACGTGGACACGCTGGTGGCGGGCATGCTGCACGACGTCGTCGAGGACACCTCGCTGGACCTCGACACGGTGCGCCGCGAGTTCGGGCCCGACGTGGCGCACATGGTCGACGGCGTGACGAAGATCAGCGACCTGCGCTCGCACAACCCCGAGACGCGCCAGGCGGAGAACTACCGCAAGCTCGTCTTCTCCATCACGCAGGATCCCCGCACGGTCCTGATCAAGCTGGCCGACCGCCTGCACAACATGCGCACCGTCGAGTTCCTGGCCGACGAGCGGCAGGCCGGCATGTCGCGCGAGACGATGGACGTCTACGCCCCGCTGGCCCACCGCTTCGGCCTGGCCAAGATCAAGTGGGAGCTCGAGGACCGCGCCTTCAAGGTGCTGAACCCGAAGGCCTACTACGCGGTGGGCGACGGCGTGCTCCAGACGCGCACCGACCGCGAGCACCTCATCGAGGAGGTGAGCCGGCCGCTGAAGGCGAGCCTGGCCGAGGCCGGCGTCGAGGCCGAGATCGTCGGCCGGCCCAAGCACTTCTATTCCATCTGGAACAAGATGCAGGCGCAGGACATCCCGATCGAGCGGGTGTACGACCTGCACGCCCTGCGCATCCTGGTGCGGACCAAGGTGGACTGCTACCACGCGCTGGGCATCGTCCACAGCCTGTTCACGCCGCTGCAGGACCGCATCAAGGACTACATCGCCAACCCCAAGCCCAACATGTACCAGTCCCTGCACACGACGATCCGCGCGCCCGGCGGCAAGTTCGTCGAGATCCAGATCCGCACCTACGAGATGCACGAGCGCAGCGAGATCGGCATCGCCGCGCACTGGAAGTACAAGGAGGGCCCGGGGGACGAGCACATCGACTTCTCGAGGATGGTCAGCTGGCTCAAGCAGCTGATGGAGTACCAGGAGGACGTCACCGACCCGCGCGAGTTCATGGCGGGCATGAAGCTCGACATGTTCCAGGACGAGGTCTTCGTCTACAGCCCGCGCGGCGACATCTTCCAGCTGCCGCGCGGCGCCACGCCCCTGGACTTCGCCTTCGAGGTGCACTCCGCGGTGGGCCTGCACTGCGTCGGCGCGAAGGTGAACGGGCGCATCGTCAGCCTGACCACCGAGCTGAAGAACCGCGACACGATCGAGATCCTCACCAGCAAGGGCGCGCACCCGGGCACGTCCTGGCTGGAGATCGTCAAGACCGGCAAGGCGCGCCACCACATCCGCCGCTGGATCCGCTCGACCCAGTTCGAGGAGAGCGTGCGCCTGGGGCGCGACATCCTCGTGCGCGAGTTCGGCCGCCACAAGCTGAACGTGAACCCGGACAAGGACCTGGACGGGATCGCCCAGGAGATGGGCTACACCGAGACCGAGAAGCTCCTGGCGGCGGTCGGCTGCGGCGACCTCACGTCGACCAAGGTCCTGGCGCGGCTCGAGCCGCGGGAGAAGAAGCCGCCCGAGAAGCTCGTCGACATGGGCAAGGACATCTACGCGGCGCTGCTGCGGCGGCGCGTGTCCGGCGTGAAGATCCAGGGGCTGGACAGCCTGATGGTGCGCTACGCCCGCTGCTGCGAGCCGATCCCCGGCGACCAGGTGATCGGCGTCGTCACCCGCGGCCGCGGCGTGTCGGTCCACCGCCTCGGCTGCTCGAACCTGGCGAACATCGAGCCGGAGCGCCTGATCGACGTCTCCTGGGACGTGGGCGAGGAGCAGGTCTTCCAGGTGAAGCTCACCGTGACGGCGCTGGACCGCCGCGGCCTGCTGGCCGACCTCAGCGACGCGATCCGCGGCGTCGGCACGAACATCCACAGCGGCGACTTCAAGGGCGACCACGAGCTGGCGGTCGTGTCGTTCCTGGTCGAGGTGCGCAACTTGAACAACCTCGAGCGGGTCCTGCTCGCGGTGAGGCGCGTCGAGGGCGTGCAGCGCGTGGAGCGCTACCAGCTCAACTGA
- the dtd gene encoding D-aminoacyl-tRNA deacylase: protein MRCVVQRVSRAAVRVEGEVVGEIGGGLLVLAAFAPDDTADELGWTARKLPDLRLFGDDAGLMNRSLREVGGGILLVSQFTLYGDLSRGLRPSFTGSAPPAAARRLYEEFAGLLRAQWPAVAEGRFGAAMAVELVNDGPVTLILDRERARGRTAPAC from the coding sequence GTGCGCTGTGTGGTGCAACGCGTGTCCCGCGCCGCGGTGCGGGTGGAGGGCGAGGTCGTCGGCGAGATCGGCGGCGGCCTGCTGGTGCTCGCCGCCTTCGCGCCGGACGACACCGCGGACGAGCTGGGCTGGACGGCGCGCAAGCTGCCGGACCTGCGGCTCTTCGGCGACGACGCGGGGCTGATGAACCGTTCGCTGCGCGAGGTGGGCGGCGGGATCCTGCTGGTCTCGCAGTTCACCCTCTACGGGGACCTGAGCCGGGGGCTGCGCCCCAGCTTCACGGGTTCGGCGCCGCCCGCGGCGGCCCGGCGCCTGTACGAGGAGTTCGCGGGGCTGCTGCGCGCGCAGTGGCCCGCGGTCGCCGAGGGCCGCTTCGGCGCCGCGATGGCGGTCGAGCTGGTCAACGACGGCCCCGTCACCCTGATCCTGGACCGCGAGCGCGCGCGGGGGAGGACCGCACCGGCATGCTGA